A single window of Rhodococcus jostii RHA1 DNA harbors:
- the nadA gene encoding quinolinate synthase NadA, whose amino-acid sequence MTTTTLWAGTNPQIQDGPGGYAGVEASEEWAAEIKRLARERGATLLAHNYQLPAIQDVADHVGDSLALSRIAAEAPEDTIVFCGVHFMAETAKILSPAKTVLIPDERAGCSLADSINADQLREWKAEFPDAVVVSYVNTTAEVKGLTDICCTSSNAVDVVASIDPDREVLFLPDQFLGAHVKRVTGRKNMQIWAGECHVHAGINGDELTAQAKAHPGAELFVHPECGCATSALYLAGEGFVPEDKVKILSTGGMLDAARATGAKQVLVATEVGMLHQLRKAAPEVDFQAVNDRASCPYMKMITPAALLRCLLEGKDEVHVDLATAERARKSVQRMIEIGNPGGGE is encoded by the coding sequence ATGACGACCACGACGTTGTGGGCGGGTACCAACCCGCAGATTCAGGACGGTCCCGGCGGTTACGCGGGCGTCGAGGCGAGCGAAGAGTGGGCTGCCGAGATCAAACGGCTGGCGCGTGAGCGGGGAGCGACGCTCCTTGCGCACAACTATCAGTTGCCCGCCATCCAGGACGTGGCCGACCACGTCGGCGACTCCCTCGCGCTCTCGCGCATCGCGGCCGAAGCGCCCGAGGACACCATCGTGTTCTGCGGCGTGCACTTCATGGCCGAGACCGCGAAGATCCTCAGCCCCGCCAAGACCGTGCTGATCCCGGACGAGCGTGCCGGCTGCTCGCTGGCCGACTCGATCAACGCCGATCAGCTGCGGGAGTGGAAGGCGGAGTTCCCCGACGCCGTCGTCGTGTCGTACGTCAACACCACCGCCGAGGTGAAGGGTCTGACGGACATCTGCTGCACGTCGTCCAACGCCGTCGACGTGGTCGCGTCGATCGACCCCGACCGTGAGGTCCTGTTCCTGCCCGACCAGTTCCTCGGCGCACACGTCAAGCGCGTCACCGGCCGCAAGAACATGCAGATCTGGGCGGGTGAGTGCCACGTCCACGCCGGCATCAACGGCGACGAGCTCACCGCGCAGGCCAAGGCGCACCCCGGTGCCGAACTGTTCGTGCACCCCGAATGCGGCTGCGCCACCTCGGCTCTCTACCTGGCCGGTGAAGGGTTCGTGCCCGAGGACAAGGTGAAGATCCTGTCGACGGGCGGCATGCTCGACGCCGCCCGCGCGACCGGGGCGAAGCAGGTTCTCGTGGCCACCGAGGTCGGCATGCTGCACCAGCTGCGCAAGGCCGCGCCGGAGGTCGATTTCCAGGCCGTCAACGACCGCGCGTCCTGCCCGTACATGAAGATGATCACCCCCGCGGCCCTGCTCCGCTGCCTGCTCGAGGGCAAGGACGAGGTTCACGTCGATCTCGCGACCGCGGAGCGTGCCCGCAAATCGGTGCAGCGCATGATCGAGATCGGAAACCCGGGCGGCGGCGAGTGA
- a CDS encoding LysE family transporter, whose translation MSWQMWCAVLGASCVISLSPGAGAIASMATGMRFGLRRGYWNIAGLQLGLLLQIAVVAAGLGALLANSTLAFTVIKWFGVAYLVYLGVRQWRASATDVSGVDGEVAETSGPAMTLRGFLVNASNPKAVVFMLAVLPQFITPSAPLLPQYLVIAATMVAVDVVVMTGYTGLASKVLRLMRSPRQQRATNRTFSGLFFVAATFLATVRRAV comes from the coding sequence GTGTCGTGGCAGATGTGGTGTGCAGTGCTCGGGGCTTCGTGCGTGATCAGTCTGTCCCCGGGGGCCGGCGCGATCGCATCGATGGCCACGGGGATGCGGTTCGGGTTGCGTCGCGGCTATTGGAACATCGCGGGTCTCCAGCTGGGGTTGCTGCTGCAGATCGCGGTGGTCGCCGCCGGACTCGGGGCACTGCTCGCGAATTCGACACTTGCGTTCACGGTGATCAAGTGGTTCGGCGTCGCCTACCTGGTGTATCTCGGCGTCCGTCAGTGGCGGGCGAGCGCGACCGACGTGTCGGGCGTCGACGGCGAGGTCGCCGAGACCAGCGGGCCCGCGATGACCCTGCGCGGCTTCCTGGTCAATGCCAGCAACCCGAAGGCCGTCGTCTTCATGCTGGCGGTGCTCCCACAGTTCATCACCCCGTCAGCGCCGCTGCTCCCCCAATACCTGGTCATCGCCGCCACCATGGTCGCGGTCGACGTCGTCGTCATGACCGGCTACACCGGGCTGGCGTCGAAGGTCCTGCGGCTGATGCGGTCACCACGCCAGCAGCGCGCGACCAACCGGACGTTCTCCGGATTGTTCTTCGTCGCGGCCACGTTCCTGGCGACGGTGCGCCGCGCCGTCTGA
- a CDS encoding glycoside hydrolase family 1 protein, whose translation MRTPSRLLGAGAVLLCLLAPATAAHAAPLPDDFLWGVATSGFQSEGSSPDSNWRRYSDSGRTHDAIGSSVDFRHRYTEDITRAADLGVGVFRFGVEWARLQPAPGVWDETELRYYDDVVHEITSRGMTPMITLDHWVYPGWVADRGGWANPDTVDDWLANAQNVIERYSGLGALWITINEPTVYVQKELTFGGITPDRAPQMLDRLVEVHRRAYDLIHENDPGARVSSNLAYVPAAMDALDATFVDRVRDKLDFLGVDYYYGLSPDNLTAAHAVTDAFYDINPQPDGIYHALMRYTGKFPGLPLYVVENGMPTDDGRPRPDGYTRSDHLRDHVFWLERARADGAPVIGYNYWSITDNYEWGTYRPRFGLFTVDALTDPTLTRRPTDAVTTYRDLVANGLPPGYEPERPAALCSLVNPPLSCIDPP comes from the coding sequence ATGCGGACTCCCTCGCGACTCCTGGGCGCCGGCGCGGTCCTGCTGTGCTTGCTGGCGCCCGCGACCGCGGCGCACGCCGCCCCTCTCCCCGACGACTTCCTGTGGGGCGTCGCGACGTCCGGGTTCCAATCGGAGGGTTCCTCACCAGACAGCAACTGGCGGCGGTATTCCGACTCCGGACGGACCCACGACGCGATCGGCAGCTCCGTCGACTTCCGTCACCGGTACACCGAGGACATCACCCGCGCCGCGGACCTGGGTGTCGGCGTCTTCCGGTTCGGCGTCGAATGGGCCCGCCTGCAACCCGCCCCGGGCGTGTGGGACGAGACCGAACTGCGGTACTACGACGACGTCGTCCACGAGATCACCAGCCGCGGAATGACCCCGATGATCACCCTCGACCACTGGGTGTATCCGGGGTGGGTCGCCGATCGGGGCGGCTGGGCGAACCCGGACACGGTCGACGACTGGCTCGCGAACGCGCAGAACGTGATCGAGCGCTATTCCGGTCTCGGTGCGCTCTGGATCACGATCAACGAACCGACCGTCTACGTGCAGAAGGAGCTGACGTTCGGTGGCATCACCCCCGACCGGGCCCCGCAGATGCTCGACCGGCTCGTCGAGGTCCACCGCCGCGCCTACGACCTGATCCACGAGAACGACCCGGGCGCCCGGGTGAGCAGCAACCTCGCGTACGTCCCGGCCGCGATGGACGCGCTCGACGCCACCTTCGTCGACCGGGTCCGCGACAAGCTCGACTTCCTCGGCGTCGACTACTACTACGGCCTCTCCCCCGACAACCTCACCGCGGCACACGCGGTCACCGACGCCTTCTACGACATCAACCCTCAACCGGACGGCATCTACCACGCCCTGATGCGATACACCGGAAAATTTCCGGGACTACCGCTGTACGTCGTGGAGAACGGCATGCCCACCGACGACGGGAGACCGCGCCCGGACGGCTACACCCGGTCCGATCATCTCCGCGATCACGTCTTCTGGCTGGAGCGGGCACGGGCGGACGGCGCCCCGGTGATCGGATACAACTACTGGTCGATCACCGACAACTACGAGTGGGGCACGTACCGTCCCCGGTTCGGCCTGTTCACCGTCGACGCGCTGACCGATCCCACCCTCACCCGCCGACCGACCGATGCGGTGACCACCTACCGGGACCTCGTCGCGAACGGGCTCCCGCCCGGCTACGAACCCGAACGCCCTGCCGCACTCTGTTCCCTCGTGAATCCGCCGCTCAGCTGCATCGATCCCCCGTAG
- the nadC gene encoding carboxylating nicotinate-nucleotide diphosphorylase: MSDHVLPDGLDADKVRALVRLALDEDLRYGPDVTSSSTVPADAVAKASVVSRAHGTVAGLDVGLLVLDEVIGAGRYQVLDRVADGTRVAPGQAVLTVTAPTQGLLTAERTMLNLVCHLSGIATATSAWVDAVEGTGAKIRDSRKTLPGLRGLQKYAVRVGGGVNHRMGLGDAALIKDNHVAAAGSVVAALRAVRAAAPDIECEVEVDSLEQLDEVLAENVELVLLDNFPLWQTQIAVQRRDANAPGTKLESSGGLTLDVAAEYAGTGVDYLAVGALTHSVTVLDLGLDM; this comes from the coding sequence ATGTCCGACCATGTCCTTCCCGACGGTCTGGACGCGGACAAGGTGCGTGCGCTCGTGCGTCTCGCCCTGGACGAGGACCTGCGGTACGGACCGGACGTGACGTCGTCGTCCACGGTCCCGGCCGACGCGGTGGCCAAGGCGTCCGTGGTCTCCCGCGCGCACGGCACCGTCGCCGGCCTCGACGTGGGACTGCTGGTGCTCGACGAAGTGATCGGGGCGGGCCGCTACCAGGTTCTCGACCGGGTCGCCGACGGCACCCGGGTCGCGCCCGGCCAGGCCGTGCTGACGGTCACCGCGCCCACACAGGGGCTGCTCACCGCGGAGCGGACGATGCTCAACCTGGTGTGCCACCTGTCCGGCATCGCCACGGCGACATCCGCCTGGGTGGACGCGGTCGAGGGCACCGGGGCGAAGATCCGCGACAGTCGCAAGACGCTGCCGGGACTGCGCGGCCTGCAGAAGTACGCCGTCCGGGTGGGCGGCGGCGTCAATCACCGCATGGGGCTCGGCGACGCGGCACTGATCAAGGACAACCACGTCGCGGCCGCCGGTTCGGTCGTGGCGGCGCTGCGGGCCGTGCGCGCGGCGGCACCGGACATCGAGTGCGAGGTAGAGGTCGACAGCCTCGAGCAACTCGACGAGGTGCTGGCCGAGAACGTCGAACTGGTGCTGCTCGACAACTTCCCGCTGTGGCAGACGCAGATAGCCGTGCAACGTCGTGACGCGAACGCCCCCGGCACCAAGCTGGAGTCGTCGGGCGGTCTCACGCTGGACGTCGCGGCCGAGTACGCCGGCACCGGAGTCGACTACCTCGCGGTCGGTGCGCTCACCCATTCCGTCACCGTGCTGGATCTCGGCCTCGACATGTGA
- a CDS encoding L-aspartate oxidase, translated as MSSPARGISWEEHADLVVVGGGVAGLTAARTASLRGLTVLTVSKGGATDTATQYAQGGIAVVGDAVTDSVESHVADTCEAGVGLCDDDAVRSIVAGGRDAVAALTDLGAVFDRGRDGAVSRTREGGHSTRRIIHAGGDATGAEVQRALGAAGLPVLFDSVALRVLTDARGVTGVLVDSPRGLGVVHTPAVLLATGGLGQLYACSTNPPGATADGVALALDAGAAVADLEFVQFHPTVLFTPGGLGRRPLISEAVRGEGAILVDANGESVTAGVHPRGDLAPRDVVSRAIASRLRELGHDRVYLDARHLSGFVQRFPTVTASCLDAGIDPREQLIPVAPAAHYSCGGVVTDVDGRTAVPGLYAAGEVARTGLHGANRLASNSLLEGLVVGERVGAAAVERAGLRVEATEPEQRALPSAPRELVQQLMTGNASVVRDGAGLDAVAAALAAAPHTVPEGQTALEDAALTLTASALVLAAVARTESRGCHTRSDYPQTSDEWRRSTHVRLRDSELELLEPQLTGVL; from the coding sequence GTGAGCAGCCCGGCCCGGGGGATTTCCTGGGAAGAGCACGCCGACCTCGTGGTGGTGGGCGGTGGTGTGGCCGGACTGACGGCCGCACGCACCGCCTCGCTGCGCGGACTGACCGTGCTCACCGTCAGCAAGGGCGGGGCGACGGACACCGCGACGCAGTACGCGCAGGGCGGCATCGCGGTGGTGGGTGACGCCGTCACCGATTCGGTGGAGTCGCATGTCGCCGACACGTGCGAGGCCGGGGTGGGCCTGTGCGACGACGACGCGGTGCGATCGATCGTGGCGGGCGGCCGTGATGCCGTGGCCGCGTTGACCGATCTGGGCGCGGTGTTCGACCGTGGCCGCGACGGCGCCGTCTCGCGCACCCGCGAGGGCGGGCACAGCACCCGGCGGATCATTCACGCCGGAGGGGACGCCACGGGCGCCGAGGTGCAGCGAGCACTGGGTGCCGCCGGGCTTCCCGTCCTGTTCGACAGCGTCGCCCTACGGGTACTCACCGACGCGCGCGGTGTCACCGGCGTGCTCGTGGATTCGCCGCGCGGACTCGGCGTCGTCCACACACCGGCCGTCCTCCTGGCCACCGGCGGGCTCGGGCAGCTGTACGCCTGCAGCACCAACCCGCCCGGAGCCACCGCCGACGGCGTCGCTCTCGCGCTGGACGCAGGCGCGGCCGTCGCCGATCTCGAGTTCGTGCAGTTCCACCCGACCGTCCTGTTCACCCCCGGCGGTCTCGGACGGCGTCCGCTGATCAGCGAGGCCGTCCGCGGCGAGGGTGCGATCCTCGTCGACGCCAACGGCGAATCGGTGACCGCGGGTGTGCACCCGCGCGGCGACCTCGCCCCCCGCGACGTCGTGTCGCGGGCGATCGCGTCGAGGCTTCGGGAACTGGGTCACGACCGTGTCTACCTCGACGCGCGTCACCTGTCCGGCTTCGTGCAGCGCTTCCCGACCGTGACGGCCTCGTGCCTGGACGCCGGGATCGATCCGCGTGAACAGCTGATCCCGGTCGCGCCCGCCGCGCACTACTCGTGCGGCGGAGTGGTCACCGACGTCGACGGACGCACCGCCGTCCCCGGCCTCTACGCCGCGGGCGAGGTGGCCCGCACCGGGCTGCACGGAGCGAACCGGCTGGCCTCCAACAGTCTTCTCGAAGGCCTGGTGGTCGGCGAGCGGGTCGGCGCCGCGGCCGTCGAACGCGCCGGCCTCCGCGTCGAGGCAACCGAACCCGAGCAGCGTGCCCTGCCGTCCGCACCTCGGGAACTGGTGCAGCAGTTGATGACCGGCAACGCCTCCGTCGTCCGGGACGGTGCCGGCCTCGATGCGGTGGCCGCCGCCCTGGCCGCCGCGCCACACACGGTGCCCGAGGGGCAGACCGCGCTCGAAGACGCCGCGCTGACCCTGACGGCGTCCGCACTGGTGCTCGCCGCCGTGGCGCGGACCGAAAGTCGTGGATGCCACACCCGCAGCGACTACCCGCAGACATCCGACGAGTGGCGCCGCAGCACGCACGTGCGTCTGCGCGACAGCGAACTCGAGCTTCTCGAACCCCAACTGACAGGAGTGCTGTGA